The genomic interval AAAACCACTTGCAGGTACTACATTTTCTGTAGCTAATCTGTTTGAAATGATACTTCTATAATTTCTTAAATTCTGAAATAAAACATCTCCGTTTGTAAATGCAGTAGAAATCATAGAGTAACTGGTACTAAAGTTTCCTGTTTCAAAGAAAGGAGTATTTTCAAATTCATTGCTGCCAGATACAAGGTCTAGTTGCTGAGAGAGATCTCTTGTTTGTATTTTATTACCTCTAACATCTATATTTAAATCCTTAATTGGTTTTAGTGTAAATGTGTAATCTAATTTATTGTAATGTGTTTTGCTGTAAGTTTTACTGTAATATTCTTCTCCATTGTTTCTAGATACAAACCAACCTTGTTCTAAAGCTTTATTTCTAATATCTACTTGGCTACCAAAAGCGAAAGAGGTAGGAGCACCGCCTAAAAAACCAACATCTTCTGTATACCCTGGTAATAATTGACCGTTGTTTTCTGAATAACTTATTTTACCTTGTTTTACAGAAGTTAGAACATCGTAAGTACCTTTTAAGATCTTTTTACCGATAGATAATTTTTTGTTTTGCTTAACTCTTCCTGGAGTTCTTGGTAAACTTGCACCTTGATCTCCTTTTGCACTTTTACGTTGATTTTTAGTCAATAATAATTTTTCGAAACCAAGCCCTTTGTAAAAAGCATCAAAATTAATAGTGGTATTTAAATTGTGCGTATTTGCATTTTGTATGGTGTTTCCTATTAAGTTTACAGAAGCTACATCTACACCATTAACGTCTATGGTACTTTGTGGCGCCGCTTGCCAATCAAAATCTGCTGTATATGCATAATCTGCTTTTATAAACTTTAAAAAAGGAATTTTATCTATTGGTAAATTATATGTTCCGTTTAATGCTTGATGGTAATGATTGGCTCTTCCTGTATTAAAGAAGTCATCAAAAACTTGTATTTCATCATCGCTACCAAAAGTATCGTAAATATAGCTGTTGGTGGCATTAAAGTTTACTTGTAACGATTTTGTTAAATCGAAACCAATAGTATAATCCCAATCAAATAAATATCTACGCTGTTTTAACTCTGGTTGTTCTGATAAACCAGACACTAAATTTCTAGATTGTTGTTCATTATAATATCTGTTGATACTAGAATTAATTGCAAAAGTTTTAGGAATTGGATTAAAATTAAAGTCCTTTAAAAGTTGCCAATATTTATTTCTAAAAATAGAATCATTATTTTTAAATGGTTCTAATGGTTTAGAATCGAAACTAAAATTATAAGATGCAGAAGCTCTTACACTTTCGTTAATTCTTTTTTTAATGTTGTAATTTCTTTGAAATTCTTTGTTATGAGCATAAGAAACAGCTACGTTTTCTACGTCATAAAACTTAGGTTTTTTTGTAGAATTAGGGTTTCTATTCTTCTTAACGTTAGTAAAGCTAATGCTTGTTCTTTTGGTATAATCTCTAGAAAATTCACTATTTTCATTTTCACCTAAAGCATCTGCTAATTCTACGTCTTGAAACTGAGGATCGTATTTTGGGTCTATATAAACCTCACCAATACTATAACTCATTGGTAATTGAATTCCCCATTTTTTAGGAGTTAATACTTTACCTAAATTTATAGTAGTAGCAACATCATATTGTTTTGTTTCATCTAAACTACGTTGTCCTACTCTGTCTTCTACATTACCAAAACCAATGGTAGACATACTACCTGATAAAGATATATTTGCTACATCGGCAAAATTTGCATCGGCATTTAGTACAGCTGCCCATCCACCTTCATTATCAAAACCAGAAGAACGTAACTCATTAAACCAAACCTCACCACTAATTGGTGATGTTGTTTTGTTTTTTACTCCTAAAATAATTGTTTTTAATTCTGCTAACGTTGGGTTTCCTTTTACGGAAATTGTATACGGTATTTCGGCATCTTGCTCAATAGAAGTATAGATATCTGTAATGGCAACACCAGCTCTGTCTCTTTCTAATTTTACCAATCCAAAAGTTTCTAGAAAAGCATCTAAATTATTTGCTTCTGGCCAAAGATCTAAAGCAGAAGTACCATTTTGAGATACTTTTAAAGGGAGTTCTATTTGATAAAAGTTATCATCTAAATCCGTACCTAACCTTATAACTGCAGAAAAATCATTGTCATTTATGGCAAGTGCTCCTTCATTTTTCTGAAGGTGCATAAACATTTTTAAATTCTTAAATCGTCTTAAATCAATGCTTATGTTTTTATAAATGGCTCTGGTTTCGTTTGCAGGTAAATTATTTACTTTTAAGGTAACAGATTGTTCATTTTGTAATTGTACGCTAGTACTACCTTGTAATTGCTCTCTTTCTATTCCTGGAGGCTGAATGTAGCTTCCTTCATTTTGTTCTATACTTACAACACCAACTTCAAAATCTTTTAATTCATTTTCATCTAAATCTTCTGGTGTAGAAATAGATTCGTCTAATGTTTTTGTATAACGTCTCCAATCTCCACGTACCAAATCTAACTCTCCAAAACGAAGTACTACCGGTATTTTAAAATTAGTTAAAAACATTCTCATAAAACGAATACTATTAAAATCTGAAATACCATTTACAGGTGTTCCGCTTCTAATAGGTACTCTAAATTGATACCAAGTTGTTGTTTGGTTTGCTCCGTTTTCTAAAGTTACATCTGTTGTTTTTTTATCAACAATAAAATTCTTACCAACAACCAAATCATTTCTATTCATAGAAACTTTATACTCGTAGTAACTTTCTACGGTATTCATGGTCTGATCTTTATTAATATCCTCTACATCTGGATAGGTTGTAGAGGAGGTAGGGTAGCTTTCTGTAGATTGATTTAAGGTTGGAGAATTTCCTTGTGTATTGTTATAATCTTTATATCTAGTAATTATAGAAGCACGATTTGCGTCTAACTCACTCCCTCTAAAATATTGAAAATTATCTGATGCAGGATCATTAGGGTTTAATTTACTAAAGTTAGGAAGGGTTGTGCTGTACTTCGCAAATTCTTCAGCATCATTTAAACCATTATATCCAAGATCTTGATTTGCTCTAGACTCATCATTTTCATCAAAAGCATAAATTATAGAGGAGTTTGTTGGTACTTTACCCCAAGTTGTTTCTACGGTATTTATTTCTCCACCAGTTTCTGGTAAACCGTTTTCAAACATTTTACGACTATCTTTTAAGATGTCTTCAGAAACATTACCTAAGTTTAAGTATAAATTTCCAATTTGGTTTGATGGATCTTCCGGATTCATGCCTATAGGTAAACCTTCTGTTTCAGTAATTGAATAATTTTCATAAGGATCCATTACCCAAAACTGCACATATTCAACATTTGCTTGATCAAAATTGTTGGTTGTTAAAGCTCTCATAACTCCTGCCCATCTATTTTGTGGGTCAGAGAAAGTTCCGTCTGCTTTTACGTTAATACCGGTATCAAAATTATAAGAACCTCTTTCTGATGGGAAATAAGCTAAATCTAAAGTTCTTATTACTGAGTTCTGTGTAATATCTAACTGCACATTAGGGAATAATTCCCTATAATTAATCTGTCTAGTTTCTGCTCTAGAAAGTTCTGCAGCATTAATATTTGGAGGTGTATCTCCAGCACCGTAAAAAATTTGGTCTACATTATACCATGCCAATTTACCTCTTTGATAATTGTAAGATAAATCTTCTTGATCTCCATTAAAACCTGCGAAAAATTTTGGGGTACTTGCTTCATGCCAATCTAATGGCGATAAGATACTAATAGGTATTTGAGAAGCTTCAAAATCATCTATATAAGAAGTTGCAGCACCTGCCACATCAATGCCACTTGGCGTTCCTGGAAGCAAATATGCCATATCTGCTCTAACCGATAAATTAGAAGGCACATCTGTGTCTACAAAGGGTAATTTATTTGCCAATTTTGTAAAATAAGGTACTTCTGTTGTGTAATCTATATTTGCCCCAAACATGGTATTGTTTATTGGGTCTGAACCAAAATTTACTTTAGGAGTAATAGGCTTTTCATTTACATTTAAAATGGTTGCTCCAATAATAAATTTATCTGAAAATTTATGTTCAACATCTACTCCCATAAATGTTTTTTGTTGTTGATTAAACACCGCGTTGTTTTCTGTAGAAACACTTATTGGCGTTCCGGAAGCTTGCAAGCCACTGTCTATAATTTGTACACGACCTGCTTGGTAATCTACTACATAATCTACCCCTTCTACCAATTGTCTTCCACCTGCGGTTACTGTAACAGATCCTCTAGGTACATTAAAAGCTCCAATTGGTATTCCTCCAGAATTTTCTGATTTAAAATATCCTTTTAAATAGTATTTATCTTTATTTTGATAGTTGTTTTGCGCGTTTACTTTTGTATTTAAATAGAGTTCTTTAAATAAATAGTTATTGTCTACAGTTTCATCTAAACCAACATCATTGGTGTTCTGTTGTACCAAATCATTTCCAAAAGGTTCTGGTTCTGGGAAAAAGATAAATCCTTTTTGAGAATTAACAGTAATGCCTTCTACAAAATCAAAATATCCATCTGGAGTTCTATATTGACTTTGGTCTAATTGATCTAATTTAAAAACTTGTATTAATGGTAAATTGGTAATACCTGCAGTATTTGCATTTTGTAAAACATTAGATGAAATACCTGTTTGATCATCTCTATATTGAATTTCAAAATAGAAACCATCCTGCGATAATGGATAGGCACCTAAAGCATAGACGTTTTTCATCATTAAACGCCAAGTAGGAAAAGCTTCATCTTCACCTGTGTTTATGTTTGCACGTTTTGTTTTTAAAATCTCACTACGTAATAATTTTACTGCTAAAGTTTGTGGAGATTGAATACCATCATTAGAAAATTCACCCACTTTAAAAGAAGTTTCTGTGCTGCCACTAATTCCTCCTGCAACAGTATATTCATAAGCAACAGCTAAAACTTCACCATCATTTAACCTACTATTTAAAGATATAAAACCTAATTGAGAGTTTAAGGTAAACTCACTAGTGTTCAATTTTCTTGCATTTTCTAACACAGAATAATCTGTACCCTCACTCATATTATAAGGTTGTAAGGTACTATTTATGGTAGAAATACTTCTAATACCACTAGTTGTAGTAAGTAAATTAGATAAATTATTAGATTCGTTTGTTGGTATATTTCCTCCGGTTGTTGTTGGCGGACTTGTAGGTTGTACTGCTCCTGTTTGGTTTACTAAAACATCGGTATCAGACTCACCAATATCTGCTAAAGCTACAATACTTCTGTAATCTTCTGTGCTAGAACTTGTGTTGGTTACCCAAACTTCTACCCTTGTAATATTAATTTGGCTATTAATTAAAGGATAATTTTTAAGAGAATTTGCGTAGTTGTCTATAAAATATTGCGATAAGAAAAAGTGACGGTCATTATCGTAATCTGTAGCCTTTAATTGAAACTCTTGTATAGAAGCACCACCTTCTGAAACTGTTGTTGTACTTTCTGAGTTTTGCTGTGAGAAAACAGCAGTTATATTTGTGTTACCAAATTTTAACTGTGTTTTTACACCGAATAGACTTTGTGCCCCATTAATTAATGAGTTTTTAATGGGCATAGAAATATTACCAGCTTCTATTCCTTGTAAAATATCATCTTCTGTTGGCTCGTAACCAATTTTTACTAAATTCTGAAAATCGAAAGTAGATTGTGTGTCGTAATTTGCTGTAAAATCTAAACGTGTACCTACTTGTGCACGAATACTTGCGTTAATTTGTTGGTCAAAATCAAAGGTAAAACTGCTTCTGTTTTCTTCGGATAATTGCGGGTTTTCTGTATTCTGATAAATAAAACCTAGCTTTAAATTTAAGCTTCCGGTAGGTGTTACTTTAATTTCACTTCCTCCAAAAATAGTTTTAAATAAGTCAGATTTTACATAATAGGTTGGTAGTAGGTCTTTTTGAGCTTCTTTAGATCCTTTTTTGTTAGAGTTCGTAGCACTTACTTTGTCTTTATAATACTGCGTCATATCTCGCCTTAAACGATAATCTGCGTATTCTTTTTGTGTTAGATAAATAGGTGTTTTTGTATAATAATCGCCTATTTTTTCTACAATTACATACCTGTTTAAATCTTTATCAAAAATAATTTCTTTCTCTGCCAGATAATCTAAAAATAAACCACCAGTTTGCTCTTTTTTAAAGTTATATCTTAAGTCTAGAGTGTCCTTTTTTACTGTTATGGAATCTGTATCCTTATCTGTTTGCGCATAAGAGGTGTTTGCTATGAAAGCAAAAGCAAGAAATAAAAATATTTTTTTCAAAAAATTTTTCAAAATTCTTATAAATTTTTTAAGGCTAGTTTTATTAAGTTTTCTACGGTAGCTTCCGGGTTTTCTTTTAAAATTGTTGAGATCACTTTCTCTGATTGCTTTTTATTAAACCCTAAAACTTCTAAAGCAGATAACGCTTCATCCTTATTGGTATTGCTTGTAAAAGTAGAAACTTCATCAATATTAAAGGTTTTTAAAATTTTATCCTTTAAATCTACAATAACTCTTTGTGCTGTTTTTGCACCGATTCCTTTTACAGATTGTATGAGTGGAACATTTTCTGATGCAATAGCATGTTGTATTTCTTCTGATGTCATAGATGACAACATCGTTCTTGCAATACTTGGTCCAACACCTGAAACAGAAATTAACAGTTTAAAAACTTCTCTCTCTGTTTTTGTAAAAAAACCAAAAAGGGTATGTGCATCTTCTCTTATTGATAAATGTGTGTATAAAACAACAGCTTCATCATCGGGTAAACTAGAGAAAGTATTTAGAGAAATATGTAATAAATAACCAACTCCATTGCAATCTACAACAACCTCTGTTGGGTTTTTTTCTACCAACCTTCCTCTAACTTGTGTAATCATATATTTCTTTTTCTAAGCCTCTAAAGTAAGAATTTATTTTAGGTTTGGTGTGAGCGCAATTTATATTTTATAAATCAAAGAGATTAGACTTTAAATGATAACAAATAAATGTCTAATCTCTATTTTATTTAAACTCGATTCTTACATCAAATTAATCTTATGCTAAATTATTATTAATTTTACTTCTTTTTTCTTTTTCTTGAGCATCTACGGCAGCCAACGCAGCCATGTTTACCATTTCATCTACACTAGAACCTAATTGTAAAATATGTACAGGTTTACTTAATCCTAAAATTATTGGACCAATAGATTCTGCGTGGTTTAATTGTTTCATTAACTTATAAGTAATGTTTGCAGACTCTAAATTAGGGAAAATTAAAACATTTACTTTTTTACCATTTAGTTTCGAAAACGGAAATTCTTTTGCTAACATTTCTGGATTTAAAGCAAAATCTGCTTGTAATTCTCCATCAATAATAGTGTCTGGAAAGTGTCTGTGTAAGTAAGAAACAGCTTCGGTTATCTTTTTAGAAGTTTCTGAACTTGAAGATCCAAAGTTAGAAAAAGAAACCATTGCCATGTTTGGTTTCATACCAAACATTTTTACAAAATTACCAGTCATTTGCGAAATTTTCACCAATTCTTTTGCCGTAGGGTTTATGTTAATTGTAGTATCTGCTAAAAATAACGGACCTTGTTTGGTTAACATTAAGTTGGTTGCAGCAATTTTAGTAATTCCTTTGTCTTTTTCAATTAGTTCTAAAATTGGTTTTAAAACAGTTGGGTAAGGTCTAGAATATCCTGTAATTAATGCATCTGCTTCTTCTTCATTCACCATCATTGCAGCAAAATAATTACGTTCTCGCATTAATTTTGTTGCTTCAGATAAAGTACGTCCTTTACGTCTTCTATTTTTCCAATAAATTTTTCCAAAACGCTCTCTACGTTCTGCTTCTTCATCAGTTTTTGGATCTATAATTGGCACAATTTCAGTAAAACCTATTTCTGCTTTTAAAGCTAAGATTACTTCTTTTCTTCCTAACAATATTGGGTGACCAATCTTTTCATCATGTACTCTTTGTGCAGCTTTTAAAACATCTATATGGTCTGCTTCTGCAAACACAATACGTTTTCTATTACTTTTTGCTCTATTGTGTAAAAGTCTAATCTCTTTATTTCCAGAACCAGAACGCTCCATTAATTCCTCTCTATACTTATCCCAATCTTCAATAGGTTGTAAAGCAACACCAGAATCCATTGCTGCTTTTGCAATAGCTGGTGGAATTTCATAAATTAATCTAGGGTCAAATGGTTTTGGAATAATGTATTCTCTTCCGTACGCTAAACTTACTTCATCATAAACAATGTTTACTTGTTCTGGTACCGATTTTTTAGCCAAATCTGCTAAAGCATGAACGGCTGCCATTTTCATTTCCTCATTAATTTTGGTCGCTCTAACATCTAAAGCTCCTCTAAAAATAAATGGAAATCCAAGTACATTATTCACTTGGTTAGGATGGTCAGATCTTCCCGTAGCCATTATAATATCTTTTCTTGTAGCAACTGCTAAATCGTAATCTATTTCAGCCACAGGGTTTGCCATTGCAAAAACAATTGGGTCTTTAGCCATGGTTAAAAGCATCTGTGGAGTAACTACATTTCCTTTAGATAAACCAATAAATACATCAGCATCATGCATTGCTTCATCTAGCGTGTGTAAATCTCTATCGGTTGCAAATTCGGCTTTTTGTGAAGTAAGGTTGTCTCTATCACTTCTAATAACACCTTTACTATCGCACATTACTACGTTTTCTTTCTTTACACCTAGTTTTAAATACAAAAGTGTACAAGAAATTGCAGCAGCTCCAGCGCCATTAACAACAATTTTTACTTTGCTAATATCTTTATTAGTAATGTCTATGGCGTTTTTTAAGGCGGCAGCAGAAATAATTGCTGTTCCGTGTTGGTCGTCGTGCATTACCGGAATGTCTAATTCCTCTTTTAATCGTCTTTCAATTTCAAAAGCTTCTGGTGCTTTAATATCTTCTAAGTTAATTCCACCAAAAGTAGGTGCAATTGCTTTTACAGTTTGTATAAAAAGTTCTACATCGGTAGCATCTACTTCAATATCAAAAACATCAATATCTGCAAATATTTTAAATAGTAAACCTTTTCCTTCCATTACTGGTTTAGAGGCATCCGGACCAATATCTCCCAAACCTAAAACGGCAGTTCCGTTAGATATTACAGCAACTAAATTTCCTTTAGCTGTATATTTATAAGCATTGTTTTTGTCTTTTTCAATTTCTAAACAAGGCTCTGCAACACCTGGTGAGTATGCCAAAGCTAAGTCATGTTGAGTGGCGTATTTTTTAGTAGGAACCACTTCTATTTTTCCTGGTTTTGGTTTTGCGTGATATAATAAAGCTTCGTGTCTTTTTCTAGAATCGCTCATATAATAAGTCTTTGCTTGTTTAAGCTTACAAATATATGATTTTCAGTGAAAGAGAGAATTTATTTTCAAATCTTTTGATAGGCGTTAATTTTTATAAAATTAGGTCTTTTATTTTTTTAAACACCTTTATGTTAGGGTACTATTTTTTGTTGTTTAACAAATTTTAAAGATTTAGGTCGATCATAAAGTTTATGTTTGTTCTTATCAACACAACCAAACTATGAAAAAATATACTTTTCTGCTGTTTTTCTGGGTATCAATATCTGTCTTAGCACAAGTAAAAGGAAACATTACAGATACAAATAATGCGCCTTTATCATTTGTAAGTATTTATTTGGATGAAACTGTTACAGGAACAACTTCTAATGATAATGGAGCGTATATTTTAAATGTCAATAAAAAAGGAAAACATACTGTTGTTTTTCAAATCTTGGGCTATACAACACTAAAAAAGGAAATAAATATTACGTCTTTTCCTTTTGAATTAAATGTTCAATTAGAAGAAGAAAACGTACAGTTGGCAGAAATTTCTATCTCTACAAAAGACAATCCTGCAAATAGAATTATTAGAAACACAATAGCAAATAAGGATAAAAATACTGATAAATATGCAAAGTATACTGCTAAATTTTACTCTAGAGGTTTGTATAAAATTAAAGATGCTCCAGAGAAATTTTTAGGTAAAAATTTGGGCGATTTTGGTGGAGCATTAGATTCTACAAGAAGCGGAATTATTTATCTTTCTGAAACGGTTTCGGAAATTCATTTTCAGAAAAACCCAAAAAAGTTTAAAGAAAAAATTATTGCTTCTAAAGTAAGCGGAAAAGACAATGGTATTAGTTTTAATAGGGCAGAAGATGCAAATATTAATTTTTATGATAATAGTGTCACTTTTGGTAGCGATTTAATTTCACCAATATCTACAAATGCTTTTGGTTATTATAACTTTAGGCTAGAAGGATCTTTTTATGATACAAATGGTAAACTTATCAATAAAATAAAATTGCTTCCAAAGCGTAAAAATGATCGTGTTTTTAATGGTTATTTATACATTGTAGAAGATGATTGGGCTATTTATGGCGCAGATGTTTCCGTTACCGGAGCCCAAGTAAACATACCCATTGTAGATGTTTTAAATTTAAAACAAAACTATAATTATTCAGAGGCAAATGATGCCTGGGTGCTAATTAGTCAGAGTATAGATTTTAAAGTAGATGCATTAGGTTTTAATTTTGATGGGCGCTTTTCATCAGCATATTCTGCATATAATTTTACACCAAAATATAACGAAAACACGTTTACCAATGAGGTTTTATCGTTTGAGAAACAAGCAACCGAAAAAGATACCTTGTATTGGAATACCTTAAGACCTGTACCTTTAACGGAGGAAGAAACTGTTGATTATAAATTTAAAGACAGTTTAAAAGTGGTAAGAAAATCTAAAAAATATTTAGATTCTGTAAATAAAAAACAAAACAAGTTTAATTTACTCTCTTCTGTAACAGGTTATACGTATAGGAATTCTTATGAGAAATGGGCTATTTCTTACAATGGTTTAATTAATGACTTTAACTTTAATACGGTACAAGGTTTTAATGTTTCTTTAGGAGGTAGTTACTTTAAAAAGCAAAATGATACAGGGAAATGGTGGAATGTAGGAGGAAAGGTAAATTATGGCTTTTCGGACAAACGTATAAGGCCTACTTTCTTTTTAACTAAAAATTGGAATGATATTTCTAGACCTAAGATGACAATTTCTGGAGGGATTACAACGGCTCAGTTTAATGGTAGAAATCCTTTAATGAAATTAAATAACACCGTGAGTTCTTTGATGAGGAGGTTAAATTATTTAAGAATTTACGAAAAGGAGTTTGCTAAAATTAATTATTCAGAAGAAATTGTAAATGGAATTTACCTAGCTACATCATTTGAATATGCAAATAGAAAACCACTTTTTAATACCACAGATTACTCTTTTGCAAAGCAAGATAAAAACGGAGGTTATAAGCCTAATAATCCCTCAGATGTTATTGATGTGTTTGAAGAGCATAAAATTGCTACTTTAAATGTAGGCGCTACTTTTGTATTCGGACAAAAATATTTGTCTTATCCTGATAGAAAAGAAAATATAGACAATGAAAAATATCCGTCATTGAATGTTAATTATACCAAACGCTTTGGAGCTTCTAATTCCGAATTAAATTCAGATGTATTCACAGCAAATTTAACACAAGATATCAATGCAGGAAATTATGGTGAATTTTCTTATAATGTTAGGGGTGGAGTATTTCTTAAAAAGAAAGACATAGCTTTTATGGACTTTTTACAAGCCAACGGAAACCAATTACTTTTTCCGTTAGATCGTGAGTTAAGTAGCTTTGGTTTGTTAGAATATTATAAATTTTATACGAATGATAAATATGCAGAAGCACATATTCAGCATGATTTTAAAGGAGCTATTTTAGGAAAGATTCCGTTGTTAAATAAATTAAATCTTCATTTAGTTGGTGGAGCAAAAACCTTGGTGATGGCAGATAAAAAACCGTATACAGAATACTCTATTGGTTTAGATAATATAGGTTTTGGTAAATGGCGTTTTTTAAGAGTAGATTATGTAAGATCTTTTCACGGAGGAATTAAAAATGAAGGTTTATTGCTTCGATTGAGTATGTTTTAATATTTTTGATACATGAAAATTCAAGTACTTTTTTTCGGAATAACCACAGACTTTGTAGGTTCATCAGCTTTAGAGCTTAATATAGCGGATGTTGCTACTGTTGCAGATTTTAAAAACTCTTTAAAAGAGAAATATCAGCAGTTAGAAAAGTTGAATTCTTATGCAATTGCTGTGAATGAAAGTTATGCAACTGATGATTTACTGCTAAAAGAGAATGACGTTGTTGCTATAATTCCTCCAGTTAGTGGAGGTTAAAAAAGCTCATATTAATCTTCCCGAAGGGAAGAGGCTCTCTTTTTAATGGATTTTTAGTTTCCCTCAGTGAATCTCTGTGTTTTCTCTGCGAGTCTCAGTGTAACAACTACCAATCAACAATCTATTTCTTAAAATATTTTTTATCAACATAAAAAGTACCAAAAGGAATCACAGAAGCAATTAAAACCATCCCTAAAGTTTTATTGTTCCAATTCATTTCTTTCTTGATAACAATAGCCAATACTACATATAACATAAAAAGGATTCCATGGGGCATTCCTAACATTTTTACATAAGAATCATCGTGTTGTAAATATTTTATAGGTGTAGCAATAAATAATAATAATAGATAAGAAACTCCTTCTAAAATACTTACAATTCTAAAGATATTTTTCATATTGATAATTTTTGTCAATGTAACTTTTGGAGGTATTCTCTGTTGATTATTACAACATTTTTAAAGTACAGAAAATTCCTTGTAATGACGATTCATTTATTTTTGCAAAAATACAACTTTGTTTCCCTATTTTTGCTTAACAATGGTAAGAACTTCAATAAAAATTACTTCAGAAAAATTAGATTTACAAGAGTGTTATCGTTTTGTAGAAGATGATTCTTGTGGCGGAATTTCTGCATTTATAGGAACGGTAAGAAATGATACTCAAGGAAAAGAAGTTACGCAATTAGACTTTTCTACCTATAAGCTAATGGCAATTAAAGAAATGCAAAAAATTGCAGATTTGGCTTTAGAAAAATTTGATATTAAAAAAATTGCCATTCACCATGCAGAAGGAATGTTGCAAATTGGAGAAGTTCCAGTGATTATAACTACGTCTTCTAAGCATAGAAAAGCCGCTTTTGAAGCTTGCGAATTTGCAATTGACACTTTAAA from Polaribacter sejongensis carries:
- the sprA gene encoding cell surface protein SprA, with product MKKIFLFLAFAFIANTSYAQTDKDTDSITVKKDTLDLRYNFKKEQTGGLFLDYLAEKEIIFDKDLNRYVIVEKIGDYYTKTPIYLTQKEYADYRLRRDMTQYYKDKVSATNSNKKGSKEAQKDLLPTYYVKSDLFKTIFGGSEIKVTPTGSLNLKLGFIYQNTENPQLSEENRSSFTFDFDQQINASIRAQVGTRLDFTANYDTQSTFDFQNLVKIGYEPTEDDILQGIEAGNISMPIKNSLINGAQSLFGVKTQLKFGNTNITAVFSQQNSESTTTVSEGGASIQEFQLKATDYDNDRHFFLSQYFIDNYANSLKNYPLINSQINITRVEVWVTNTSSSTEDYRSIVALADIGESDTDVLVNQTGAVQPTSPPTTTGGNIPTNESNNLSNLLTTTSGIRSISTINSTLQPYNMSEGTDYSVLENARKLNTSEFTLNSQLGFISLNSRLNDGEVLAVAYEYTVAGGISGSTETSFKVGEFSNDGIQSPQTLAVKLLRSEILKTKRANINTGEDEAFPTWRLMMKNVYALGAYPLSQDGFYFEIQYRDDQTGISSNVLQNANTAGITNLPLIQVFKLDQLDQSQYRTPDGYFDFVEGITVNSQKGFIFFPEPEPFGNDLVQQNTNDVGLDETVDNNYLFKELYLNTKVNAQNNYQNKDKYYLKGYFKSENSGGIPIGAFNVPRGSVTVTAGGRQLVEGVDYVVDYQAGRVQIIDSGLQASGTPISVSTENNAVFNQQQKTFMGVDVEHKFSDKFIIGATILNVNEKPITPKVNFGSDPINNTMFGANIDYTTEVPYFTKLANKLPFVDTDVPSNLSVRADMAYLLPGTPSGIDVAGAATSYIDDFEASQIPISILSPLDWHEASTPKFFAGFNGDQEDLSYNYQRGKLAWYNVDQIFYGAGDTPPNINAAELSRAETRQINYRELFPNVQLDITQNSVIRTLDLAYFPSERGSYNFDTGINVKADGTFSDPQNRWAGVMRALTTNNFDQANVEYVQFWVMDPYENYSITETEGLPIGMNPEDPSNQIGNLYLNLGNVSEDILKDSRKMFENGLPETGGEINTVETTWGKVPTNSSIIYAFDENDESRANQDLGYNGLNDAEEFAKYSTTLPNFSKLNPNDPASDNFQYFRGSELDANRASIITRYKDYNNTQGNSPTLNQSTESYPTSSTTYPDVEDINKDQTMNTVESYYEYKVSMNRNDLVVGKNFIVDKKTTDVTLENGANQTTTWYQFRVPIRSGTPVNGISDFNSIRFMRMFLTNFKIPVVLRFGELDLVRGDWRRYTKTLDESISTPEDLDENELKDFEVGVVSIEQNEGSYIQPPGIEREQLQGSTSVQLQNEQSVTLKVNNLPANETRAIYKNISIDLRRFKNLKMFMHLQKNEGALAINDNDFSAVIRLGTDLDDNFYQIELPLKVSQNGTSALDLWPEANNLDAFLETFGLVKLERDRAGVAITDIYTSIEQDAEIPYTISVKGNPTLAELKTIILGVKNKTTSPISGEVWFNELRSSGFDNEGGWAAVLNADANFADVANISLSGSMSTIGFGNVEDRVGQRSLDETKQYDVATTINLGKVLTPKKWGIQLPMSYSIGEVYIDPKYDPQFQDVELADALGENENSEFSRDYTKRTSISFTNVKKNRNPNSTKKPKFYDVENVAVSYAHNKEFQRNYNIKKRINESVRASASYNFSFDSKPLEPFKNNDSIFRNKYWQLLKDFNFNPIPKTFAINSSINRYYNEQQSRNLVSGLSEQPELKQRRYLFDWDYTIGFDLTKSLQVNFNATNSYIYDTFGSDDEIQVFDDFFNTGRANHYHQALNGTYNLPIDKIPFLKFIKADYAYTADFDWQAAPQSTIDVNGVDVASVNLIGNTIQNANTHNLNTTINFDAFYKGLGFEKLLLTKNQRKSAKGDQGASLPRTPGRVKQNKKLSIGKKILKGTYDVLTSVKQGKISYSENNGQLLPGYTEDVGFLGGAPTSFAFGSQVDIRNKALEQGWFVSRNNGEEYYSKTYSKTHYNKLDYTFTLKPIKDLNIDVRGNKIQTRDLSQQLDLVSGSNEFENTPFFETGNFSTSYSMISTAFTNGDVLFQNLRNYRSIISNRLATENVVPASGFGANSQQVLLPAFVAAYSGKSPDKVNTGLFRDVPIPNWTLRYNGLMKFNFFKKNFSNFVVSHGYRSSYTVSSFTNNLQYDADNPYANLNAANNYESELLVSAVTLVDEFSPLIKLDMKMRNSFSLRGEIKSDRTLTMNFNNSTLTDISGTEFIFGMGYVFEDVKFNTRFTGKKQTLKGDVNLRADVSLRDNITQIRSVDEDNDQISGGQKLFSIKFTADYRLSNSLTASFYYNHQTSRYAISTTFPRQAINGGFNIIYNLGGN
- the ruvA gene encoding Holliday junction branch migration protein RuvA is translated as MITQVRGRLVEKNPTEVVVDCNGVGYLLHISLNTFSSLPDDEAVVLYTHLSIREDAHTLFGFFTKTEREVFKLLISVSGVGPSIARTMLSSMTSEEIQHAIASENVPLIQSVKGIGAKTAQRVIVDLKDKILKTFNIDEVSTFTSNTNKDEALSALEVLGFNKKQSEKVISTILKENPEATVENLIKLALKNL